TCTCGAAACCGGCTtttgaggtaaatgtttttcttttctggtgtttctaatgttctgttttatactgtggtaatttttcttacaaatatggAGGTCTAGGAGAGTGTGTGAGACATTAATTGTTTTCATTGCAGCGCCATcttatgttataatttttaactattccgaAAAAGCAGGTTTAGGGTAAGATGGACCAAAGAGACAGCGGGTAAGACGGACCGGTCCGTCTTGCCCCCTATCATCTGGGatctttttcgaagttattattttttacgtattttgtgAATATTGTGTTGCATTTATTGTTCCCGCAtgtcaattagaaatatattaagctGTCTCTCTTTTGCAGAATGGGAAAGTATACTAGGAAAACCACCCGCGGTCTCCACGACCAGGACTTACTGAGAGCAGCTGCTATGCGAGTTAATCTGGTTCGCCGCTTCGCAAAGTTTCGAAAGAGGTTGGTTTGCCACGAAGCACAGTGCGAAGAGCAGTTGCAAAACTCGACGCAGCAGAAGATCCCCAATCAGTGGAGTTGGCAACTACCTTCAACTTTAAAAGTGTGTTCTCAGCAAACGAAGAGATACTTCTGAAGGACTATATGGCACAGTATAGGACTATACGGCACAGTATATGCATCATGGACTTACGAAAAAGGAAGCAGGTCAGCTTGCATATGAATATGCCCAGGCCAAAGGGAAGAATATGCCGAAGAACTGGACTGAAAATAAGTGTGCAGGAAAAGACTGGATGAATAGCATTATGAGTCGTTTTGGGCTTTCCCTAAGGTCCTCCGAAGCGACAAGCCTTGCCAGAGCCACCAGCTTCAACAGGACGAATGTCAGCGAATTCTTCAATATTTTAGAAGAGCTGCTTATAAAGCACAAGTATCCGCCGAACAGAATATATAATCTTGACGAGACTGGAGTAACCACCGTTCAGAAGACACCAAAGGTGGTTGCAGAAAAGGGATCAAAGCAAGTTGGACGTATTACTTCAGCTGAGCGAGGGACGCTGGTAACAGTCGTAGGGTGTATCAACGCAGCTGGCCAGTCGATAGCccctttctttgtctttccacGAGTGAACTGGCTTCAAAGTTTTCTCAATGGCACGCCCCCTGGAAGCACAGGAAAATGCCAGCCGTCTGGATGGATGACAGCCGAAATCTTCCGGGATATGATACGCCATCTAATCTCCCAAACCAGCTGCTCGCCCACAAATCGACTTCTGCTGATTATGGATAACCATGATTCGCACGTCTCATTGAGCGTGGTTAATCTTTACAGAGAAAACGGCATTGACGTCTTAACGCTTCCGCCACATTGCAGTTACAAGCTGCAGCCTCTTGATGTTGCTGTATATGGGCCATTCAAGCGATACTACAATGAAGCAGCTAACTCGTGGATGATTTCGAACCCAAACAGGAGGATTACCATTTATGAAATCGGAATATTCGTTGGAATCGCTTTTCCAAgagctttcgtcatggaaaacgTACTAAGCGGGTTCCAAAAACAGGAATATACCCTTTCAATAGGAACGTTTTCTAAGATCACGACTTTCTCAGCGCCTTTGTGACAGACCGACCAGCAACAGAGACGTCTCCCATGACAGGCCAGTCTGCAGTTCCATCAACCAGCCCTGGCGACGAGAGCTTGAATAACGACGTGCTGCCAACTACCAGTAGCTCAGTGATTTCTGCGACTATGCTAGTGACTCCAGAGTCGGTTCGTCCTCGCCCTAAGGCGAGTTTCTATGCAAGAGACGGAAAAACGTCTAGGAAAAGAACAAAGTCCAAAATTCTGACGaacacacctgaaaaaaaacagactggaagaagaatttgagttgaaaagaaaaaaatcagaaaagaaagctcaaAGAAAACGGCCTGAAAAGAGAAACCTCTCCAAACAGCCTGGGAACGGGGAAGACAGCTTCGATGAACATATCGCGCTGGATGGTGAAAGTGATGTCAGCTTGCATTTGGATGGGTCAGAGGAGGAGGAGTTTCTTGATGGAACCGAACCAAAAAGTGGGGATATCTTGGTTGTGAAAGTGCCGACCAAGAAGAGCTTCAGGAATTATGTTGGAGTTGTGTGTGAttatgaatctgatggtttccaagttcagttttggaagcgatTAGCTCCATCGAGTAAATTCACGGCAACTGAGGAGATGAGCTTCGTGCGAAAAGAAGAGGTCATCATGAAGCTGCCAAAACCGACCCCTTCGGGTGGAACGACGAGACAGTCGGCTCAGTTCGTTTTTCACGTAGATTTGGCCTCGtacagtgtttaaatatagttatttgctaactttttacttttttacttactactagtattttaagtattcgaaataaaattgtttagagACAATCAATCTTTTTGAGCAATTGGGTCCGTCTTGCCCAAAGGGCTGGTCCGTCTTATCCTATGGGGTGGGCAAGATGGACCTTTTGACcaacttcagtttttttatcTGGGCCCGGAAATACGGCTGATTTATGTGTGACGAAGGTTTCTTTACATAACTCAATGTTTTGGGGACAAGTTAGACACCTTTCGTCAGTCGTTGCTTGTTTCCAACCTCTTCCACAGACGAAAAACCAAAATGGggtccgtcttacccgactctcccctatgttgaaaaaatgaagatattagactattttatgattacaaatggtaaagaatgtgattaaaggctcttttcctatttcaaaagttttagtttttgagggtaatagttacgtatgttgaaaaaatgaagatattagacaattttatgattgcaaatggtaaagaatgtgattaaaggctcttttcctatttcaaaagttttagttttcgagggtaatagctacgtatgttgaaaaaatgaagatattagactattttatgattgcaaatggtaaagaatgtgattaaaggctcttttcctatttcaaaagttttagctttcgaggttaatagctacgtatgttgaaaaatgaagatattagactattttatgattgcacatggtaagaatgtgattataggctcttttcctatttcaaaagttttacttttcgagggtaatagctttgtctgtggaaaaaatgaagatattagactattttatgattgcacttggtaaagaatgtgattaaaggctcttttcctatttcaaaagttttagttttcgagggtaatagctacgtatgttgaaaaaatgaagatattagactattttatgattgcaaatggtaaagaatgtgattaaaggctcttttcctatgtcaaaagttttagttttcgagggtaatagctacgtatgttgaaaacatgaagatattagactattttatgattgcacatggtaaagaatgtgattaaaggctcttttcctatttcaaaagttttagttttcgagggtaatagctacgtatgttgaaaaaatgaagatattagactattttatgattgcaaatggtaaagaatatgattaaaggctcttttcctatttcaaaagttttagtttttgagggtaatagttacgtatgttgaaaaaatgaagatattagacaattttatgattgcaaatggtaaagaatgtgattaaaggctcttttcctatttcaaaagttttagttttcgaggg
This Artemia franciscana unplaced genomic scaffold, ASM3288406v1 Scaffold_5604, whole genome shotgun sequence DNA region includes the following protein-coding sequences:
- the LOC136043397 gene encoding uncharacterized protein LOC136043397; this translates as MHHGLTKKEAGQLAYEYAQAKGKNMPKNWTENKCAGKDWMNSIMSRFGLSLRSSEATSLARATSFNRTNVSEFFNILEELLIKHKYPPNRIYNLDETGVTTVQKTPKVVAEKGSKQVGRITSAERGTLVTVVGCINAAGQSIAPFFVFPRVNWLQSFLNGTPPGSTGKCQPSGWMTAEIFRDMIRHLISQTSCSPTNRLLLIMDNHDSHVSLSVVNLYRENGIDVLTLPPHCSYKLQPLDVAVYGPFKRYYNEAANSWMISNPNRRITIYEIGIFVGIAFPRAFVMENVLSGFQKQEYTLSIGTFSKITTFSAPL